The Chitinophaga sp. H8 genome contains a region encoding:
- a CDS encoding rhodanese-related sulfurtransferase: MALHNRVSAAELKERLAQETFKRVTISFYQYAKIEDPQAFRDQLYPSLFELGVFGRIYVAHEGINAQISVPEHHFEAFKTCLYAIDFLDGIRLNIAVDDDGKSFWVLKIKVREKIVADGITDPTFDMANRGKYVDAKAFNELTNHPDTVVVDMRNHYEYEVGHFEQAIEVPSDTFREQLPMAVEMLQDKKDHNIIMYCTGGIRCEKASAYLLHHGFKNVYHLEGGIIEYTNKAKAAGLPVKFKGKNFVFDERLGERISDEIISQCHQCGQPCDTHTNCKNDGCHLLFIQCEACAAKHDGCCSEACQQVYNLPEEAQKDLRKGIDKGQMIFNKSRQRLRPRLNQE; the protein is encoded by the coding sequence ATGGCATTACACAACAGGGTATCAGCTGCTGAGCTAAAAGAGCGGCTGGCACAGGAAACATTTAAGCGCGTTACGATCTCCTTTTATCAATACGCCAAAATTGAAGATCCGCAAGCCTTCCGGGATCAATTGTATCCATCTTTATTCGAGTTAGGTGTTTTTGGACGCATTTATGTAGCACATGAAGGGATTAATGCACAGATCAGTGTACCGGAGCATCATTTTGAAGCTTTTAAGACCTGTCTTTACGCCATTGATTTTCTAGACGGCATCCGTTTGAATATTGCAGTAGACGATGATGGAAAGTCTTTCTGGGTGCTCAAAATTAAGGTACGGGAGAAGATCGTGGCAGATGGTATTACAGATCCCACTTTTGATATGGCCAACCGGGGGAAATATGTGGATGCGAAAGCATTTAATGAACTGACCAATCATCCCGATACTGTAGTAGTGGATATGCGTAACCATTATGAGTATGAAGTGGGACATTTTGAGCAGGCAATAGAAGTGCCTTCCGATACTTTCCGGGAACAATTGCCTATGGCGGTGGAAATGTTGCAGGATAAAAAAGACCACAACATTATTATGTATTGTACCGGGGGCATCCGTTGTGAAAAGGCATCAGCTTACCTGCTGCATCATGGATTCAAAAATGTATATCACCTGGAAGGTGGTATTATTGAATATACCAATAAAGCAAAGGCAGCCGGACTACCCGTTAAGTTTAAGGGTAAAAACTTTGTCTTTGACGAGCGGCTGGGAGAAAGGATCAGTGATGAAATAATCAGTCAGTGTCATCAATGTGGCCAGCCTTGCGATACGCATACCAACTGCAAAAATGATGGTTGCCACCTGTTGTTTATCCAATGTGAGGCTTGCGCAGCGAAACATGATGGCTGTTGCAGTGAGGCCTGCCAGCAGGTATATAATCTTCCCGAAGAAGCACAAAAAGACTTACGTAAGGGAATAGACAAGGGGCAGATGATCTTCAACAAATCGCGCCAGCGGTTAAGGCCCCGGTTAAACCAGGAGTAA
- a CDS encoding efflux RND transporter permease subunit, whose protein sequence is MNKFIRNIVGFSLKNRFFTFFMLAVLVIGGVVAFLNTPIEAFPDVTNTQIIIVTQWDGRSAEEVERFVTTPIEIAMNGVQRKTSVRSITMFGLSVIKIIFEDDVDDFFARQSVNNMLRNITLPESVEPDVQPPYGPTGEVFRYWLKSDHRDSRDLLTYQNWVIDRQMRSVPGVADVVAFGGQQKIYEITADPIKLAKYNITPLELYEATSKSNVNVGGDVIEKNGQAYVVRGIGLLNNTGDIENIIVEHVDGTPILVKNVATVREASAPRVGQVGLDNNDDIVEGIVVMRKGENPHEVLTRIKDKVNELNEKVLPADIKMETFYDRDKLMDYCTHTVMHNLVEGIIFVTVIVFLFMADWRTTLIVGIIIPLALLFAFICLKLRGMSANLLSMGAIDFGIIIDGAVVMVEGIFVMLDHKAHQFGMERFNKLAKLGWIKKTGAELGKAVFFSKLIIIISLLPIFSFQKVEGKMFSPLAWTLGFALLGALIFTLTLVPVLSSILLNKNVKEKHNPIVNFFNRLVMNGFNWTYRHKRLSLLAAILFMILSFGSAKFLGSEFLPQLNEGALWVEAKLPMSMSLNETIKFVHKFRSILGSFPEVNGVLSQTGRSNDGTDPSGFYYVQCQVNLKPKEEWTRKITSDQLVDEMDKKLTQFQGVIYNYSQPIIDNVAEAVAGINASNAVKIYGDNLDELDKLANQVIKQIQDVRGIRDVGILRNVGQPEMSVHLDEQKMGLYGVKTADAQAVIEMAIGGKTATQLYEGEKKFDVRIRYDQNFRKDEEDLRNLVVPTMNGNKIPLKEISTISTVTGPAFIYRDNTKRFIGVKFSVRDRDLGSTIAEAQARVNKNLHLPKGYAVGWTGEFENQVRATKRLSQVVPISLIAIFVILFIMLGNVKDAGLILMNVPFALIGGILALHITGMNFGISAGVGFIALFGICIQNGVILISVFHKNLESRMPLNEAIRLGVDSRVRPVVMTALMAAIGLIPAAISQGIGSETQKPLAIVVIGGLITATVLTLLVFPIIFYGAYKSKKDVL, encoded by the coding sequence CCCGATGTTACCAATACCCAGATTATTATCGTTACCCAATGGGATGGCCGTAGTGCAGAAGAAGTAGAACGGTTCGTCACCACCCCTATTGAAATTGCTATGAATGGGGTGCAACGCAAAACAAGTGTACGGTCCATTACCATGTTTGGCTTATCTGTGATCAAAATCATTTTTGAGGATGATGTAGACGATTTTTTTGCGCGGCAATCGGTCAATAATATGTTGCGCAACATTACCCTGCCGGAAAGTGTGGAACCGGATGTACAGCCTCCATATGGGCCTACCGGGGAAGTATTCCGCTACTGGCTTAAAAGTGACCACCGCGATTCAAGGGATCTGCTTACTTACCAAAACTGGGTAATAGACCGCCAGATGAGAAGCGTGCCAGGTGTAGCCGATGTGGTAGCATTTGGCGGACAGCAAAAGATCTATGAAATCACCGCAGATCCGATCAAACTGGCAAAATATAATATTACCCCCCTGGAATTGTACGAGGCTACTTCTAAAAGCAATGTCAATGTAGGTGGAGATGTGATTGAAAAAAACGGCCAGGCCTATGTAGTCCGTGGTATCGGCTTGCTGAACAACACCGGTGATATTGAAAATATCATTGTTGAGCATGTGGATGGTACGCCCATACTTGTAAAAAATGTGGCTACCGTACGGGAAGCGTCTGCACCCCGTGTTGGACAGGTGGGCCTGGATAACAATGATGATATTGTAGAAGGGATTGTAGTAATGCGGAAGGGAGAAAATCCGCACGAAGTACTTACCCGTATTAAAGACAAAGTAAATGAACTGAATGAAAAGGTATTGCCTGCCGACATAAAAATGGAAACATTCTATGACCGGGATAAGCTGATGGATTACTGTACGCATACCGTGATGCACAACCTGGTGGAAGGGATCATCTTTGTTACCGTTATCGTTTTCCTCTTTATGGCCGATTGGCGTACTACGCTGATTGTAGGTATTATCATTCCGCTGGCATTATTATTTGCCTTTATCTGCCTGAAACTACGCGGCATGAGCGCCAACCTCCTTTCAATGGGGGCAATCGACTTTGGTATTATCATAGACGGGGCCGTGGTGATGGTAGAAGGAATTTTTGTGATGCTCGACCATAAAGCACATCAATTTGGCATGGAGCGGTTCAACAAACTGGCTAAGCTGGGTTGGATCAAAAAAACCGGGGCAGAGCTGGGTAAAGCGGTATTCTTCTCCAAGCTCATCATCATCATTTCCCTGCTGCCTATCTTCTCCTTTCAGAAAGTAGAAGGTAAGATGTTCTCTCCCCTTGCATGGACCTTAGGGTTTGCCTTATTGGGAGCACTTATCTTTACGCTCACGCTTGTACCGGTGCTGAGCTCAATTTTGCTGAACAAAAATGTGAAGGAAAAGCATAATCCTATAGTTAATTTCTTTAACCGGCTGGTGATGAATGGCTTTAACTGGACTTACCGGCACAAACGGTTAAGCCTGTTGGCCGCCATTCTCTTTATGATACTCTCCTTTGGATCTGCAAAGTTCCTTGGTTCAGAGTTCCTGCCACAATTAAATGAAGGTGCTTTATGGGTAGAAGCCAAATTGCCGATGAGCATGTCGTTAAATGAAACCATCAAATTCGTACATAAGTTCCGTAGCATCTTAGGCTCCTTTCCGGAAGTAAATGGGGTATTATCCCAAACAGGACGATCCAATGATGGAACAGATCCTTCTGGCTTTTATTATGTGCAATGTCAGGTAAATCTAAAGCCTAAAGAAGAATGGACGCGTAAGATCACCAGTGATCAGCTGGTAGATGAAATGGATAAAAAACTAACTCAGTTCCAGGGAGTGATTTATAATTATTCCCAGCCTATCATTGATAACGTGGCGGAAGCTGTAGCCGGTATCAATGCCAGCAACGCGGTAAAGATCTACGGAGATAACCTGGATGAACTTGACAAGCTGGCCAACCAGGTGATCAAGCAAATACAGGATGTAAGAGGGATAAGGGATGTAGGTATTTTGCGCAATGTAGGCCAACCGGAAATGAGCGTGCACCTGGACGAACAGAAGATGGGACTGTACGGGGTTAAAACGGCAGATGCGCAGGCAGTTATAGAAATGGCCATAGGTGGTAAAACTGCTACCCAACTCTATGAAGGCGAAAAGAAATTCGATGTACGTATCCGTTATGATCAGAACTTCCGTAAGGATGAAGAAGACCTGCGTAACCTGGTGGTACCTACCATGAATGGCAACAAGATTCCACTCAAGGAAATATCTACGATCAGTACAGTTACAGGCCCCGCATTTATATACCGGGATAATACCAAACGGTTTATTGGTGTAAAATTCTCTGTGCGGGATCGTGATCTGGGCAGTACCATCGCGGAAGCACAGGCCAGGGTAAATAAGAACCTCCACCTTCCCAAAGGTTATGCAGTAGGCTGGACAGGCGAGTTTGAAAATCAGGTACGTGCTACTAAAAGGCTAAGCCAGGTAGTACCCATCAGTCTGATCGCCATTTTTGTAATCCTTTTTATTATGCTGGGCAATGTAAAAGATGCCGGACTGATACTGATGAATGTGCCCTTTGCGCTCATTGGTGGTATCCTGGCACTGCATATTACCGGTATGAATTTCGGTATCTCTGCGGGTGTTGGCTTTATTGCCCTGTTTGGTATCTGTATCCAGAATGGCGTGATCCTCATTTCTGTATTCCATAAGAACCTGGAGTCACGGATGCCACTAAACGAAGCGATACGGCTAGGGGTAGATTCCAGGGTAAGACCTGTAGTGATGACAGCACTGATGGCAGCCATAGGATTAATTCCGGCAGCCATTTCGCAAGGTATTGGTTCTGAAACACAAAAACCACTGGCCATTGTAGTGATCGGAGGTTTGATTACTGCTACCGTCCTTACATTACTGGTGTTTCCTATAATATTCTATGGGGCTTATAAAAGCAAAAAAGATGTTTTATAA